A genomic window from Drosophila sulfurigaster albostrigata strain 15112-1811.04 unplaced genomic scaffold, ASM2355843v2 ctg172_pilon, whole genome shotgun sequence includes:
- the LOC133849871 gene encoding uncharacterized protein LOC133849871, producing the protein MHQLFCKIWLEESMPNDWNLSVLCPVLKKGDPTICTNYRGINLIAISYKVLSSVICERLKPYTSTLIGPYQCGFRPGKSTIDQIFTLRQILRKPTKMELTHTIYLSITKLHSIARQENAYMPPCLSSVFQQS; encoded by the coding sequence ATGCATCAGTTGTTCTGCAAAATATGGCTAGAAGAAAGCATGCCCAACGATTGGAATCTGAGCGTCCTTTGTCCTGTGCTGAAGAAAGGCGACCCGACGATATGCACCAACTACCGGGGAATTAACCTGATTGCCATCTCATATAAGGTCCTATCGAGCGTAATATGTGAACGACTGAAGCCGTATACCAGCACACTGATCGGACCTTATCAGTGCGGCTTCAGACCTGGTAAATCCACCATAGACCAGATCTTCACATTGCGCCAAATCCTGAGAAAACCCACGAAAATGGAATTGACACACACCATATATTTGTCGATTACAAAGCTGCATTCGATAGCCCGACAAGAGAACGCCTATATGCCACCATGTCTGAGTTCGGTATTCCAGCAAAGCTGA